A region of the Deinococcus seoulensis genome:
TCTTCCGAAATCTCAATGCGCCGATGGGAACGGGCCATGCCCAAGTCTACTTCTTTGGTGCGTTGTACTTAATTACAGACTCTCAGGCTTGCGCAGGTTGCATAGATCTACTGGGAGATGGGACCCAGCTGACTCGCCTGATCACCTCTACTTACTGCAGTTTAGGACTGCTCAAACTTCACTGCAATGTATATTGATCAAGACAATTATGCATCGTGTTCATCGCAGAACTACTGCACTCAAATCCACAGTAGTCCGGAAGGTTTTTTTGACAAATAAGAGGGGAGTCGTTCTCGTGAATGTATGCGCACTCAACGGACGACTCCCGACCAGATTCTAACCGCTGCACTCCACCGTGCGGGCCTTCGCCGAACCCAGCAAGCGTACCTTCGCCTCCTCCTCACCCTATGGTTGGTCATCCCAGGTAGGCACACCTTCACCAACCTGGCCCGCTACGCACCGACCCCTGAGCGCACCCACCGTTCCTGGGCGCAAAAACCAGTTCCCTGGACACAACTCAACAGTGCAATGGTCTTGCAGGCGCAAGACCAGCAGATCCTCATACGGATTCCGTTTATTTCGTTAACAACCCGGAACAGCACCGGGTTGCCAACTCCACGTCCGGAACCCGTTTCTCTCCTTCTCGCATCCGCTCGGATTGAACGGCTTTATAAGCCATTCAATCGGAGTCCGTATCAGTCACACGGGCATCCTGGGGGTCGATGCCGTGTTCATCCCAAAACACGGTCAGCACACCCCCGAACTTGCCTCGTACTGGTGCGGCACGCAGGGTCGATCCGTGCGGGGTCTGGAAGGCACCTGCGTGACCTGGATCGATCCGGTCACACATCAGCCCATTCCGCTCTCCATCACGCAGACCCCAGCGGCCGTACCGGATGGGGAGACCCGGGTGGACTTCTATGCCACGGTCACGCTGAACACCATCACTCAACTTCCCGACACCCTGCGGTCGCAGCTCCAGGCGATCGTCGCGGACGCGTACTACACCAAGCTGAAGTTCGTTTCACGCGTGGTGGACGAAGGGCAACTGCCCTTCGTCGGCAAGATGCGCCGGGATGCCAATCTCAAGCATCTGTTCACCGGACCCCGCACGGGGAAGCCGGGCCGACCCAGGCTGTATGACGGCAAAGTCAGTCTGCGTGACTTCACGCGCTGGGAAGCGTTGCCGTGGGCGGACGAATGCATGGTGTACACGGTGGTCGCGTACTCGGTCAGCCTGAAACGGCCGGTTCGCGTGGTGGCGGTGGTCCGGCCCGGGGCAGGTTGGCCGCGGGTGGAGGTGCTGTTCAGCACCTCCACAACCATGACGGCAGCGACCATCATCAGGCTCTACCGGGCGCGCTTCTCGATGGAGTTCCCGTTCCGCGACGGGAAGCAATTTGCCGGGCTGAGCGAGTGTCAGTCCAGGCAACTGGAGTCCCTGCACTTCCACTGGAACATGGCTTTGCTGGCAGTGTCGGCAGCACGGCTGAGTCAGTTGCAAGACCAGCGGGCCTGCCCGCTGGTGTTCAGCATGGAGGATGAGAAACGCCGCGCCTACAACGAGTTTTTCGTGGGGCGGATTTTGAGCATCTTGGCCGTGGAGCCCCCGGATGAGAATTGCTGGAAATTGATCGACGAGGTGCTGACCCTCGGTGTCAAGGCGGCCTGAAACCTTCCGGACTACTGATCCAGATCGCCTACATAAATTCAGCTGATGCTCCGAGGGGCGCGCTGCACTGGTCGCAGCGCGTCCCTTTCTGCCCTCAGCGGGTGGCGGCGCGGATGGCGGCGTTTGCGTCCAGCAGGGGTTGCCCGGCGGCGGAGTTGACGCTGCCCAGCAGACGGGCTTTCGTGTCGGCGGCGCTCAGGGCGGGGTTCGCGGCGCGCATCAGGGCGGCCACGCCGCTGACGAGGGGCGCGGCGAAACTGGTTCCTGCGCCCAGGGTGTACGTGCCGCCGGGCGCGAGGATCAGCATCTGCGCGGCGTTCGTGGCTCCGGTGCAGTTACCGGCGCCGCCGGGCGCGACGATGTTCAGCGGTCGGGGCCGCGCGGCGCTGGGGCGGGCGCTGTAGCAGGCGAGTTGCCCGTCGTTCTGCGCGACCGCACCCACGGCGATCACGTCCGGGTGACTGGCCGGGTAGTACACGCCGTCCCCGGCGGTGTTCCCGGCGGCGGCGACCAGCACGGCGCTCTTCGCGGCGTTCGTGAGGGCCTGGGCCAGCACGGCGTCTCCGGGGTCGCCGGGCAGTCCGAGGCTCATGTTGATGACCTTCGCGCCCTGCCGGACCGATTCGTTCAGGCCGCGCGCGAGGTCGCTGGTGCTGCCGCCCGCCGCGCCCAGCACCTCCACGGCCAGCAGCGGGCCGCTCCAGGAGACGCCCGCCACGCCCCGTCCGTTGTTCGTGGCGGCGCCCACCAGTCCGGCTGAGGCGGTGCCGTGCCCGGTACTGGTGTCGGACCCGCCCGACTCGGGGCTGAGGAACGACGCGCTGGCAGCCACGCGGCCCGTCAGGTCCGGGTGACCCGCCTCGACTTTCGAGTCGAGGATGGCGGTCTTCGCGGCGACTGGCGTCTTGCCGCAGCCTTGCAGGAA
Encoded here:
- a CDS encoding transposase, with protein sequence MNGFISHSIGVRISHTGILGVDAVFIPKHGQHTPELASYWCGTQGRSVRGLEGTCVTWIDPVTHQPIPLSITQTPAAVPDGETRVDFYATVTLNTITQLPDTLRSQLQAIVADAYYTKLKFVSRVVDEGQLPFVGKMRRDANLKHLFTGPRTGKPGRPRLYDGKVSLRDFTRWEALPWADECMVYTVVAYSVSLKRPVRVVAVVRPGAGWPRVEVLFSTSTTMTAATIIRLYRARFSMEFPFRDGKQFAGLSECQSRQLESLHFHWNMALLAVSAARLSQLQDQRACPLVFSMEDEKRRAYNEFFVGRILSILAVEPPDENCWKLIDEVLTLGVKAA
- a CDS encoding S8 family serine peptidase, with amino-acid sequence MTASVGAPDWSAPHVPGRVLLLGADSLAAQSVTTLSGVVTQAVTDGVRLAFTPAGTDDRAFAVTLQRAGLRVQPDFLYAPLATPNDPGVPGNAGVPVAGVGSFTQSYLTRVRAPQAWTFLQGCGKTPVAAKTAILDSKVEAGHPDLTGRVAASASFLSPESGGSDTSTGHGTASAGLVGAATNNGRGVAGVSWSGPLLAVEVLGAAGGSTSDLARGLNESVRQGAKVINMSLGLPGDPGDAVLAQALTNAAKSAVLVAAAGNTAGDGVYYPASHPDVIAVGAVAQNDGQLACYSARPSAARPRPLNIVAPGGAGNCTGATNAAQMLILAPGGTYTLGAGTSFAAPLVSGVAALMRAANPALSAADTKARLLGSVNSAAGQPLLDANAAIRAATR